In the Nicotiana tabacum cultivar K326 chromosome 16, ASM71507v2, whole genome shotgun sequence genome, one interval contains:
- the LOC107811264 gene encoding E3 ubiquitin-protein ligase COP1 isoform X2 — protein sequence MKTSALQIARRATPLEQLSQAIQQGSEVSVKELESLLSLLMDKKRKMEQEEAESSLRIMLEFLQFLRKRKVEELNEVENDLQFIKEDISTVEKHRVELYRARHRYAAKMRMLVNYSSAVTVPPSLIDKQGSGIVSGSSISQQQGYAASDTSQNRKADARAPENVHRTDSDSQNSDQSGLATARKRHIYAQLDDIQGYYLQKRRHCTKQSHRQEERVANVINREGYCAELEDFQSVLSTFTQYSRLRVVAELRPVDLFHSANVVSSIEFDRDDEFFATAGVSRRIKVFDFSSVVNEPADAQRPVVEMSSRSKLSCLSWNKYAKNHIASSDYEGIVTIWDVSSRQSVVEYEEHEKRAWSVDFSHTDPSMLVSGSDDCKVKVWCTKQEASVISIDMKANICSVKYNPQSSFHIAVGSADNHIHYYDLRNIKQPLHIFCGHHKSVSYVKFLSNNELASASTDGTLRLWDVKENIPLRNYRGHTNEKNFVGLAVNSEYIACGSETNEVFVYHKAISKPAASHKFDSDQNDPDEDMGSHFISSVCWKRESPTILTANSQGIVQVLVLTA from the exons ATGAAGACCTCTGCTCTCCAAATAGCCAGAAGGGCCACGCCTTTGGAACAACTTTCTCAAGCAATACAGCAG GGAAGCGAGGTGTCTGTTAAAGAGCTTGAAAGCCTCTTATCACTTCTTATGgacaagaaaaggaaaatggaGCAAGAAGAAGCTGAATCAAGTCTCCGGATTATGCTTGAGTTTCTCCAGTTTTTGAGGAAGCGAAAGGTTGAAGAGCTTAATGAG GTTGAAAATGATCTCCAGTTCATTAAAGAAGATATAAGTACTGTGGAGAAACATAGAGTGGAATTGTATAGGGCAAGGCATAGATATGCAGCAAAGATGAGAATGCTAGTAAATTATTCTTCTGCGGTGACAGTTCCGCCTTCATTGATAGATAAGCAAGGTAGTGGCATTGTTTCTGGTTCCTCAATTTCACAGCAACAAGGATATGCTGCTTCAGACACTTCACAGAACAGGAAAGCAGATGCAAGAGCTCCAGAGAATGTTCACAGGACAGATTCCGACTCGCAGAATTCTGATCAATCTGGACTTGCGACAGCAAGAAAGAGACATATCTATGCACAG CTCGATGATATACAAGGTTATTATTTGCAAAAGCGGCGACACTGCACAAAACAGTCACATAGACAGGAAGAAAGGGTAGCAAACGTCATAAACAGAGAAGGTTATTGTGCAGAACTTGAGGATTTTCAATCTGTTCTATCTACCTTTACGCAATACAG TCGGTTGCGGGTTGTTGCTGAACTTAGGCCTGTCGATCTTTTCCACTCAGCTAATGTTGTCTCAAG TATTGAATTTGATCGAGATGATGAATTTTTTGCTACAGCTGGCGTGTCGAGAAGAATCAAGGTCTTTGACTTTTCATCA GTGGTAAATGAACCAGCTGATGCACAACGTCCTGTTGTTGAAATGTCTTCACGATCCAAACTTAGTTGTCTGAGCTGGAACAAGTACGCAAAGAACCACATTGCGAGCAGTGACTATGAAGGCATAGTAACCATTTGGGATGTGAGCAGTCGCCAG AGTGTGGTGGAGTATGAGGAGCATGAAAAACGAGCATGGAGTGTTGATTTCTCTCATACTGATCCTTCTATGCTTGTGTCTGGCAGTGATGATTGCAAG GTCAAAGTTTGGTGCACGAAGCAGGAGGCAAGTGTTATTAGCATTGACATGAAAGCAAACATTTGCTCTGTGAAGTACAATCCTCAATCCAGCTTTCATATAGCT GTGGGTTCTGCTGATAATCATATCCATTATTATGACTTGAGAAATATTAAGCAGCCGCTGCATATTTTCTGTGGACACCATAAATCTGTTTCATATGTGAAATTTTTATCCAACAATGAGCTGGCGTCTGCATCAACGGATGGTACATTGCGTTTGTGGGATGTCAAGGAGAACATTCCA CTGCGAAATTATAGAGGACATACAAACGAGAAGAACTTTGTGGGTCTTGCAGTAAACAGTGAATACATTGCCTGTGGCAGTGAAACAAATGAAGTGTTTGTCTATCACAAG GCGATTTCTAAGCCAGCAGCATCGCACAAATTTGATTCTGACCAGAATGATCCAGATGAGGACATGGGATCACATTTCATTAGTTCTGTTTGTTGGAAGCGCGAGAGCCCAACCATTTTAACAGCAAATAGTCAAGGGATCGTACAAGTGCTTGTTCTTACTGCTTGA
- the LOC107811264 gene encoding E3 ubiquitin-protein ligase COP1 isoform X1 produces MEEGESSVGDFVSAMKSENLSSGELAPGAAAVKSEQLLALPPPLPATVEKEEDKEMMCPICMQIMNDVFLTACGHSFCYMCIVTHLQNKRACPCCSVCLTVKQLYPNFLLNKLLMKTSALQIARRATPLEQLSQAIQQGSEVSVKELESLLSLLMDKKRKMEQEEAESSLRIMLEFLQFLRKRKVEELNEVENDLQFIKEDISTVEKHRVELYRARHRYAAKMRMLVNYSSAVTVPPSLIDKQGSGIVSGSSISQQQGYAASDTSQNRKADARAPENVHRTDSDSQNSDQSGLATARKRHIYAQLDDIQGYYLQKRRHCTKQSHRQEERVANVINREGYCAELEDFQSVLSTFTQYSRLRVVAELRPVDLFHSANVVSSIEFDRDDEFFATAGVSRRIKVFDFSSVVNEPADAQRPVVEMSSRSKLSCLSWNKYAKNHIASSDYEGIVTIWDVSSRQSVVEYEEHEKRAWSVDFSHTDPSMLVSGSDDCKVKVWCTKQEASVISIDMKANICSVKYNPQSSFHIAVGSADNHIHYYDLRNIKQPLHIFCGHHKSVSYVKFLSNNELASASTDGTLRLWDVKENIPLRNYRGHTNEKNFVGLAVNSEYIACGSETNEVFVYHKAISKPAASHKFDSDQNDPDEDMGSHFISSVCWKRESPTILTANSQGIVQVLVLTA; encoded by the exons ATGGAAGAAGGTGAGAGTTCGGTGGGAGATTTCGTGTCTGCGATGAAATCGGAGAATTTAAGTTCCGGCGAATTAGCGCCAGGGGCGGCGGCGGTGAAATCGGAGCAATTGTTAGCTTTGCCACCTCCATTGCCGGCGACGGTGGAGAAGGAAGAGGACAAAGAGATGATGTGTCCAATTTGCATGCAAATTATGAATGACGTGTTCCTCACGGCGTGTGGACATAGCTTCTGCTACATGTGCATTGTCACTCATTTACAGAACAAAAGAGCTTGTCCCTGTTGTTCTGTTTGCTTAACTGTTAAGCAGCTTTATCCTAATTTCCTCCTCAATAAG TTATTGATGAAGACCTCTGCTCTCCAAATAGCCAGAAGGGCCACGCCTTTGGAACAACTTTCTCAAGCAATACAGCAG GGAAGCGAGGTGTCTGTTAAAGAGCTTGAAAGCCTCTTATCACTTCTTATGgacaagaaaaggaaaatggaGCAAGAAGAAGCTGAATCAAGTCTCCGGATTATGCTTGAGTTTCTCCAGTTTTTGAGGAAGCGAAAGGTTGAAGAGCTTAATGAG GTTGAAAATGATCTCCAGTTCATTAAAGAAGATATAAGTACTGTGGAGAAACATAGAGTGGAATTGTATAGGGCAAGGCATAGATATGCAGCAAAGATGAGAATGCTAGTAAATTATTCTTCTGCGGTGACAGTTCCGCCTTCATTGATAGATAAGCAAGGTAGTGGCATTGTTTCTGGTTCCTCAATTTCACAGCAACAAGGATATGCTGCTTCAGACACTTCACAGAACAGGAAAGCAGATGCAAGAGCTCCAGAGAATGTTCACAGGACAGATTCCGACTCGCAGAATTCTGATCAATCTGGACTTGCGACAGCAAGAAAGAGACATATCTATGCACAG CTCGATGATATACAAGGTTATTATTTGCAAAAGCGGCGACACTGCACAAAACAGTCACATAGACAGGAAGAAAGGGTAGCAAACGTCATAAACAGAGAAGGTTATTGTGCAGAACTTGAGGATTTTCAATCTGTTCTATCTACCTTTACGCAATACAG TCGGTTGCGGGTTGTTGCTGAACTTAGGCCTGTCGATCTTTTCCACTCAGCTAATGTTGTCTCAAG TATTGAATTTGATCGAGATGATGAATTTTTTGCTACAGCTGGCGTGTCGAGAAGAATCAAGGTCTTTGACTTTTCATCA GTGGTAAATGAACCAGCTGATGCACAACGTCCTGTTGTTGAAATGTCTTCACGATCCAAACTTAGTTGTCTGAGCTGGAACAAGTACGCAAAGAACCACATTGCGAGCAGTGACTATGAAGGCATAGTAACCATTTGGGATGTGAGCAGTCGCCAG AGTGTGGTGGAGTATGAGGAGCATGAAAAACGAGCATGGAGTGTTGATTTCTCTCATACTGATCCTTCTATGCTTGTGTCTGGCAGTGATGATTGCAAG GTCAAAGTTTGGTGCACGAAGCAGGAGGCAAGTGTTATTAGCATTGACATGAAAGCAAACATTTGCTCTGTGAAGTACAATCCTCAATCCAGCTTTCATATAGCT GTGGGTTCTGCTGATAATCATATCCATTATTATGACTTGAGAAATATTAAGCAGCCGCTGCATATTTTCTGTGGACACCATAAATCTGTTTCATATGTGAAATTTTTATCCAACAATGAGCTGGCGTCTGCATCAACGGATGGTACATTGCGTTTGTGGGATGTCAAGGAGAACATTCCA CTGCGAAATTATAGAGGACATACAAACGAGAAGAACTTTGTGGGTCTTGCAGTAAACAGTGAATACATTGCCTGTGGCAGTGAAACAAATGAAGTGTTTGTCTATCACAAG GCGATTTCTAAGCCAGCAGCATCGCACAAATTTGATTCTGACCAGAATGATCCAGATGAGGACATGGGATCACATTTCATTAGTTCTGTTTGTTGGAAGCGCGAGAGCCCAACCATTTTAACAGCAAATAGTCAAGGGATCGTACAAGTGCTTGTTCTTACTGCTTGA